The Dendropsophus ebraccatus isolate aDenEbr1 chromosome 10, aDenEbr1.pat, whole genome shotgun sequence genome has a segment encoding these proteins:
- the LOC138766105 gene encoding cytochrome P450 2G1-like isoform X1, whose amino-acid sequence MEPGCGTVLFSVVLGVIIFYLLWTHLYKRHRLPPGPTPFPLIGNLLEVRNGQMAKTLMELGKKYGSVYTFHFGPRPVVVFCGYEAVKEALVDHGEDFIGRGRQPTVDRVFQGYGLIPSEGDRWRQLKRFTLTTLRNFGVGKRTIEDRIKEECSFLLEELKSYKGRQFDPAIIISKAVSNVISSVVFGSRFQYDDARFHRMLDIFYETFELMSSIWGQIQDMVPMIMNHLPGPHQKITTLLEELNDFIAERVKLDQETLDPQNPRDYIDCFLIKMQEEKDNPESEFNMRNLILTLNNLFFAGGETVATTLKHGFLVLLRYPDIQVKIQKEIDDVIGRNRQPNTEDRSKMPYTDAVIHEIQRFSNVIPMNAPHSATRDTNFRGYTIPKGTGVCALLCSVLEDPTYFSTPDKFNPNHFLDSEGNFKRNDAFVPFSLGKRLCLGEGLARMELFLFFTSVLQNFKLTSKTQFTDSDIYPRMTGFANVPIPYQMSFVSR is encoded by the exons ATGGAGCCAGGATGTGGCACAGTTCTGTTCTCGGTTGTCTTAGGTGTTATAATATTTTATTTGCTTTGGACTCATCTATATAAGAGGCACAGGCTTCCCCCGGGTCCGACCCCATTCCCACTAATAGGAAACTTGCTGGAAGTCAGAAATGGACAAATGGCAAAGACATTAATGGAG CTGGGTAAGAAGTATGGCTCCGTATATACATTTCACTTTGGGCCTCGCCCTGTGGTTGTCTTCTGCGGCTATGAAGCTGTCAAAGAGGCTTTGGTGGATCACGGAGAAGATTTTATAGGTCGTGGTAGACAGCCCACAGTGGACAGAGTCTTCCAAGGATATG GTCTGATCCCAAGTGAAGGAGATCGGTGGCGGCAGCTGAAGCGCTTCACCCTCACCACACTGAGAAATTTTGGAGTGGGTAAGAGGACTATCGAGGACAGGATTAAGGAAGAATGCAGCTTTCTACTGGAGGAGCTCAAATCATACAAAG gccGTCAGTTTGACCCAGCCATAATAATCTCCAAGGCTGTATCCAATGTCATCAGCTCGGTTGTATTTGGGAGCCGCTTCCAATATGATGATGCTAGGTTCCATAGAATGTTGGATATTTTCTATGAAACGTTTGAGCTCATGAGCTCCATCTGGGGGCAG ATACAAGATATGGTCCCAATGATAATGAATCACCTCCCCGGACCCCACCAGAAAATCACCACATTACTGGAAGAGCTGAATGATTTCATTGCTGAGCGGGTGAAGCTGGACCAAGAAACGTTGGATCCACAAAATCCCAGGGATTACATTGACTGCTTCCTCATCAAAATGCAAGAG GAGAAGGATAATCCAGAATCTGAATTCAACATGAGGAATCTGATTCTTACTCTTAACAATTTATTTTTTGCCGGGGGTGAGACTGTGGCCACAACTTTAAAACATGGATTTCTTGTGCTCCTCAGATATCCAGATATACAAG ttaaaatacaaaaagaaatagATGATGTGATTGGCCGCAATCGGCAGCCAAACACTGAAGATCGGAGCAAGATGCCGTACACAGATGCTGTCATCCATGAGATCCAGAGATTCAGTAACGTCATTCCCATGAATGCTCCACATTCTGCTACCAGGGACACAAACTTTAGAGGCTACACGATCCCTAAG GGAACTGGCGTTTGCGCCTTGCTGTGCTCTGTACTGGAGGATCCTACGTATTTTTCTACCCCAGACAAATTTAATCCTAATCATTTCTTGGATTCTGAGGGAAATTTCAAGAGAAATGATGCATTTGTACCATTTTCTTTAG GAAAGCGATTATGCCTTGGAGAAGGTTTGGCCCGTATGGAACTCTTCCTGTTTTTCACATCCGTCCTACAGAATTTCAAGCTGACGTCAAAGACACAGTTTACAGACTCTGATATTTATCCTAGAATGACTGGTTTTGCCAATGTTCCCATCCCTTACCAGATGTCATTTGTATCACGTTGA
- the LOC138766105 gene encoding cytochrome P450 2G1-like isoform X2 encodes MEPGCGTVLFSVVLGVIIFYLLWTHLYKRHRLPPGPTPFPLIGNLLEVRNGQMAKTLMELGKKYGSVYTFHFGPRPVVVFCGYEAVKEALVDHGEDFIGRGRQPTVDRVFQGYGRQFDPAIIISKAVSNVISSVVFGSRFQYDDARFHRMLDIFYETFELMSSIWGQIQDMVPMIMNHLPGPHQKITTLLEELNDFIAERVKLDQETLDPQNPRDYIDCFLIKMQEEKDNPESEFNMRNLILTLNNLFFAGGETVATTLKHGFLVLLRYPDIQVKIQKEIDDVIGRNRQPNTEDRSKMPYTDAVIHEIQRFSNVIPMNAPHSATRDTNFRGYTIPKGTGVCALLCSVLEDPTYFSTPDKFNPNHFLDSEGNFKRNDAFVPFSLGKRLCLGEGLARMELFLFFTSVLQNFKLTSKTQFTDSDIYPRMTGFANVPIPYQMSFVSR; translated from the exons ATGGAGCCAGGATGTGGCACAGTTCTGTTCTCGGTTGTCTTAGGTGTTATAATATTTTATTTGCTTTGGACTCATCTATATAAGAGGCACAGGCTTCCCCCGGGTCCGACCCCATTCCCACTAATAGGAAACTTGCTGGAAGTCAGAAATGGACAAATGGCAAAGACATTAATGGAG CTGGGTAAGAAGTATGGCTCCGTATATACATTTCACTTTGGGCCTCGCCCTGTGGTTGTCTTCTGCGGCTATGAAGCTGTCAAAGAGGCTTTGGTGGATCACGGAGAAGATTTTATAGGTCGTGGTAGACAGCCCACAGTGGACAGAGTCTTCCAAGGATATG gccGTCAGTTTGACCCAGCCATAATAATCTCCAAGGCTGTATCCAATGTCATCAGCTCGGTTGTATTTGGGAGCCGCTTCCAATATGATGATGCTAGGTTCCATAGAATGTTGGATATTTTCTATGAAACGTTTGAGCTCATGAGCTCCATCTGGGGGCAG ATACAAGATATGGTCCCAATGATAATGAATCACCTCCCCGGACCCCACCAGAAAATCACCACATTACTGGAAGAGCTGAATGATTTCATTGCTGAGCGGGTGAAGCTGGACCAAGAAACGTTGGATCCACAAAATCCCAGGGATTACATTGACTGCTTCCTCATCAAAATGCAAGAG GAGAAGGATAATCCAGAATCTGAATTCAACATGAGGAATCTGATTCTTACTCTTAACAATTTATTTTTTGCCGGGGGTGAGACTGTGGCCACAACTTTAAAACATGGATTTCTTGTGCTCCTCAGATATCCAGATATACAAG ttaaaatacaaaaagaaatagATGATGTGATTGGCCGCAATCGGCAGCCAAACACTGAAGATCGGAGCAAGATGCCGTACACAGATGCTGTCATCCATGAGATCCAGAGATTCAGTAACGTCATTCCCATGAATGCTCCACATTCTGCTACCAGGGACACAAACTTTAGAGGCTACACGATCCCTAAG GGAACTGGCGTTTGCGCCTTGCTGTGCTCTGTACTGGAGGATCCTACGTATTTTTCTACCCCAGACAAATTTAATCCTAATCATTTCTTGGATTCTGAGGGAAATTTCAAGAGAAATGATGCATTTGTACCATTTTCTTTAG GAAAGCGATTATGCCTTGGAGAAGGTTTGGCCCGTATGGAACTCTTCCTGTTTTTCACATCCGTCCTACAGAATTTCAAGCTGACGTCAAAGACACAGTTTACAGACTCTGATATTTATCCTAGAATGACTGGTTTTGCCAATGTTCCCATCCCTTACCAGATGTCATTTGTATCACGTTGA